From Blattabacterium cuenoti, the proteins below share one genomic window:
- a CDS encoding DNA translocase FtsK 4TM domain-containing protein has protein sequence MCKKIHNPKKKYETKIVQIFFGSLLLGNSIFLLLSFFSFLFHWKNDQSQLIYLFNKDIIAENLLGKIGAILSHYFLHCGIGICSFIFPILLFMKGLSILLKEKFQLTKYQSIIYKFLFISIWIPITSFLFFPKNGILSGIIGFEIANFLIHLFGKIGLCILLIISIIPYIITIFRPNTPKKNGIKSQKFFLNFYKKTFFSTPSTYKKKINSIKKPPLLFFLKKEEKNDFYSSISEIDVENNKKKIIDILNFYKIEIEKIKATIGPTITLYQLFPKVGVRISKIKNLKNEIALNLSALSIRIIAPIPGKGSIGIEIPNNKRTLVYMKTILLSEEDSIKKSNQMELPISLGKTVCNETFVIDLVNMPHLLIAGATGQGKSVGLNAIIVYLLYNKKPENMKFIFIDPKKVELSIYNKISKSYFAILPNSINPIITDIHEVRDILNSLCKEMDKRFSMFERAKVRNIKEYNVKYEKKYHLPYIILIIDEFADLTLNKKYIEVYIIRLAQLARAVGIHLIISTQRPSVDVITGLIKSNFTARISFKVSSKIDSRTILDSSGAEQLIGKGDLLFSHKNELIRLQCPFLNLSDIQNIVNFYGKKRFQKNESFLLPKPDNSV, from the coding sequence ATGTGTAAAAAAATACATAATCCTAAAAAAAAATACGAAACAAAAATTGTCCAAATTTTTTTTGGATCTCTTTTGTTGGGAAATAGTATTTTCTTACTATTAAGTTTTTTTTCTTTTCTTTTTCATTGGAAAAATGATCAAAGTCAATTGATTTATCTTTTTAACAAAGATATAATAGCAGAAAATCTACTTGGAAAAATAGGAGCTATTCTTTCTCACTATTTTTTACATTGTGGAATAGGAATATGTTCTTTTATTTTTCCTATATTATTATTTATGAAAGGATTAAGTATTCTTTTGAAAGAAAAATTTCAACTAACTAAGTATCAATCCATAATATATAAATTTTTATTTATAAGCATATGGATTCCTATTACATCTTTTCTTTTCTTTCCTAAGAATGGTATATTAAGTGGAATCATTGGTTTTGAAATAGCTAATTTTTTAATTCATCTTTTTGGGAAAATTGGTTTATGTATCCTATTAATTATAAGTATAATTCCTTATATCATTACGATTTTTCGTCCTAATACACCAAAAAAAAATGGAATAAAATCTCAAAAATTTTTCCTAAATTTTTATAAAAAAACGTTTTTTTCCACTCCTTCAACTTATAAAAAAAAAATAAATTCTATAAAAAAACCTCCTCTTTTATTTTTTTTGAAAAAAGAAGAAAAAAACGATTTTTATTCATCTATATCTGAAATAGATGTAGAAAATAATAAAAAAAAAATAATTGATATTCTAAATTTTTATAAAATAGAAATAGAAAAAATAAAAGCAACTATAGGGCCTACGATTACTTTATACCAACTATTTCCAAAAGTAGGAGTACGTATTTCAAAAATAAAAAATTTAAAAAATGAAATAGCTTTAAATTTATCTGCTTTATCTATAAGAATCATAGCTCCTATACCTGGAAAAGGATCTATTGGTATAGAAATACCGAATAATAAACGGACTCTTGTTTATATGAAAACTATTCTTTTATCAGAAGAAGATAGTATCAAAAAAAGTAATCAAATGGAACTTCCTATTTCTTTAGGAAAAACTGTATGTAATGAAACTTTTGTTATAGATTTAGTAAACATGCCTCATTTACTTATAGCAGGAGCTACCGGACAAGGTAAATCTGTAGGATTAAATGCAATAATAGTTTATTTATTATATAATAAAAAACCAGAAAATATGAAATTTATTTTCATAGATCCAAAAAAAGTAGAGCTATCTATATACAACAAAATATCCAAATCTTATTTTGCTATTTTACCAAATTCTATCAATCCTATCATTACAGATATACATGAAGTAAGAGATATACTAAATTCTTTATGTAAAGAAATGGATAAAAGATTTTCAATGTTTGAACGAGCTAAGGTTAGAAATATTAAGGAATATAATGTTAAATATGAAAAAAAATATCACTTACCTTATATTATTCTAATTATAGACGAGTTTGCAGATTTAACTCTAAATAAAAAATATATAGAAGTATATATCATCCGATTAGCACAGTTAGCTCGTGCTGTAGGGATTCATTTAATTATATCAACACAAAGACCATCTGTTGATGTTATTACCGGTTTAATTAAATCTAATTTTACTGCAAGGATTTCTTTTAAAGTAAGTTCTAAAATAGATTCTAGAACCATATTGGATTCTTCTGGTGCAGAACAATTAATCGGAAAAGGAGATCTTTTATTTTCTCATAAGAATGAATTAATACGATTACAATGTCCTTTTCTAAATTTATCAGATATTCAAAATATAGTTAATTTTTATGGAAAAAAAAGATTTCAAAAAAATGAATCATTTCTTTTACCTAAACCGGATAATTCTGTATAA
- a CDS encoding LptF/LptG family permease has product MDIYIIRLFIAPFLVIFFSILFIFIVQFFWSKMNDLTGIDVHIFIILKFIFYFGISIIPSVIPITILLTSIMTYGNISENKELLAIKSSGISLFRIMIPILWITLILSICLYFFSDYSIPHAKKKTKELGYKISIANPSWRLREGFFVNIFPNFFIKIDEISGKNKNILKNVYIFSYEKDLKINTIFAKSGILIPEKSNLKIKLIKGLFYRDIPFYRKKYSYYLIYFDTLIQYLKTPFIEEKIDDNETYYTLNTKKLIQKIHSIKKENFLLHHQFKSNKKFLQKRKIYLSKHQFELQKRFTFPFTCMIMFFTGASLGAMIQKGGVGPPTLVAIVIFLFYHTLLTITQNKGESAVIYPWISAWIPNFTLLPISIWITYKTVMDDFFI; this is encoded by the coding sequence TTGGATATATATATAATACGTTTATTTATAGCTCCTTTTTTGGTCATATTCTTTTCTATTCTTTTTATATTTATCGTTCAATTTTTTTGGAGTAAAATGAATGATTTAACAGGTATAGATGTTCATATTTTTATCATACTAAAGTTTATATTTTATTTCGGTATTTCTATTATTCCTTCAGTAATTCCTATTACTATCTTATTAACTTCTATTATGACCTACGGAAACATTTCAGAAAATAAAGAGCTTCTAGCTATAAAATCTTCTGGAATATCCCTATTTCGTATCATGATACCCATTTTATGGATAACATTAATCTTATCCATATGTTTATACTTTTTTTCTGATTATTCTATTCCACATGCAAAAAAAAAAACAAAAGAATTAGGATATAAAATATCAATAGCTAATCCATCATGGAGATTAAGAGAGGGTTTTTTTGTTAATATTTTTCCAAATTTTTTCATAAAAATAGATGAAATTTCAGGAAAAAATAAAAATATACTAAAAAATGTATATATTTTTTCATATGAAAAGGATTTAAAAATAAATACTATTTTTGCAAAAAGTGGAATCTTAATACCAGAAAAAAGTAATCTAAAAATAAAGCTAATAAAAGGATTATTTTATCGAGATATACCTTTTTATAGAAAAAAATACTCGTATTATCTAATATATTTTGATACATTAATTCAATACTTAAAAACACCTTTTATTGAAGAAAAAATAGATGATAATGAAACTTATTATACTCTTAATACAAAAAAATTAATACAAAAAATACATTCCATAAAAAAAGAAAATTTCCTATTACATCATCAATTTAAAAGTAATAAAAAATTTCTTCAAAAAAGAAAAATATACCTATCTAAGCATCAATTTGAATTACAAAAAAGATTCACATTTCCATTTACATGTATGATTATGTTTTTTACTGGAGCTTCATTAGGCGCTATGATACAGAAAGGGGGGGTAGGGCCTCCAACTCTTGTTGCTATTGTTATATTCCTTTTTTATCATACTTTACTAACTATTACACAAAATAAAGGAGAAAGTGCAGTAATATATCCATGGATTAGTGCTTGGATTCCAAATTTTACTCTTTTACCAATAAGTATATGGATCACCTATAAGACAGTTATGGACGATTTCTTTATATAA
- the trxA gene encoding thioredoxin → MIQEINDNNFDQLVILDSSLPVLVDFWAPWCAPCRTLSNILEEILIEYEGKVSILKLNVDKNEKTASKYGIRSIPTMFFFKNGIKKDSHIGISSKDEIVKKLNFLIEK, encoded by the coding sequence ATGATACAAGAAATTAATGATAATAATTTCGATCAATTAGTTATTCTAGATTCTAGTCTACCTGTATTGGTCGATTTTTGGGCTCCATGGTGTGCTCCTTGTAGAACATTATCAAATATATTAGAAGAGATATTGATTGAATATGAAGGGAAAGTATCAATTTTAAAATTAAATGTAGATAAAAATGAAAAAACAGCATCTAAGTATGGGATACGAAGTATACCTACAATGTTTTTTTTTAAAAATGGAATAAAAAAAGATAGTCATATAGGAATCTCATCTAAAGATGAGATCGTAAAAAAATTAAATTTTCTAATAGAAAAATAG
- a CDS encoding M20 family metallo-hydrolase, with protein sequence MSVLNLKSLKKEAIQLLVKLINTPSVSKEEKNVSILIEDYLSKYGFHVHRKFNNIWTESTNYDDKEVSLHTILLNSHHDTVQPGKNWITNPFKAIVNKDDKLIGLGSNDAGGSIVSLISAFIYLNSFSTRLPYKLILSITAEEEISGPLGIRSIINDIGKIDLGIIGEPTKMQVAIGEKGLIVLDCIAQGKTGHSARNIGINAIYIAIKDIEKLRYLKFDRKSKILGFPTLNVTQIKGGIQHNVIPDLCYFVVDLRTNELYTNEELIEMIQNQINSRIKPRPYYSNCSFIDPRHPIVKKAKLIGRKIYGSPTLSDQSLMPFPTIKMGVGESERSHTPNEYVLVSEIISGIDIYIRLLKDFKF encoded by the coding sequence ATGTCTGTATTAAATTTGAAATCTTTGAAAAAAGAAGCTATACAACTTTTAGTTAAACTGATAAATACGCCATCTGTATCAAAAGAAGAAAAAAACGTATCTATTTTAATAGAAGATTATCTTTCTAAATATGGATTTCATGTACATAGAAAATTTAACAATATATGGACTGAAAGTACTAATTATGACGATAAAGAAGTAAGTCTACATACTATTTTATTAAATTCTCATCATGATACAGTTCAACCAGGTAAAAATTGGATAACGAATCCTTTCAAGGCTATTGTCAATAAAGATGATAAGTTAATAGGTCTAGGTAGTAATGATGCGGGAGGATCTATTGTCTCTTTGATTTCTGCTTTTATTTATTTAAATAGTTTTTCTACAAGATTACCTTATAAACTAATCCTTTCTATTACTGCAGAGGAGGAAATATCTGGACCTTTAGGAATAAGATCTATTATAAATGATATAGGAAAAATAGATTTAGGAATAATAGGAGAGCCAACAAAAATGCAAGTAGCTATAGGAGAAAAAGGTTTAATAGTTTTAGATTGTATTGCCCAAGGAAAAACAGGTCATTCTGCAAGAAATATAGGGATCAATGCTATATACATAGCTATAAAGGATATAGAAAAATTGAGATATTTGAAATTTGATAGAAAATCAAAAATATTGGGTTTTCCGACTTTAAATGTAACTCAAATTAAAGGAGGTATACAACATAATGTGATTCCAGACTTATGTTATTTTGTCGTTGATTTAAGAACAAATGAATTATATACAAATGAAGAATTGATAGAGATGATACAAAATCAAATTAATTCTAGAATTAAACCTCGTCCTTATTATTCTAATTGTTCTTTTATAGATCCTAGACATCCAATTGTGAAAAAAGCAAAATTAATAGGTAGAAAAATTTATGGTTCTCCTACTCTTTCTGATCAAAGTCTTATGCCTTTTCCAACTATTAAAATGGGAGTAGGAGAAAGTGAACGATCTCATACACCAAATGAGTATGTTTTGGTTTCTGAAATTATATCTGGAATAGATATTTATATACGTTTGTTAAAGGATTTTAAATTTTAA
- the argB gene encoding acetylglutamate kinase → MRIHIVKIGGNLINDKKKFHDSLEAFLKIEGHKILIHGGGKKVNFFSDKMGVTQKFVQGRRITDKDTLDLVVMTYAGLINKNIIAKLQSKNCNSVGFCGADGNSLISSFRKTKNNTQVDYGYVGDITRINTSFLKLLLKKNIVPVLCSITHNKKGFLLNTNADTIAAYIAVSLTKEGNEIELHFCFEKKGVLKDLHNEESYYKKINLRLYQMIRKNKSIKNGMIPKLENAFFALKNGVSKVSIGNPGYLTDVNNKTILCLY, encoded by the coding sequence ATGAGAATACATATAGTAAAAATAGGAGGAAATTTAATTAATGATAAAAAAAAATTTCATGATTCACTGGAAGCTTTTTTGAAAATAGAAGGTCATAAGATATTAATTCATGGAGGAGGAAAGAAGGTTAATTTTTTTTCGGATAAAATGGGGGTTACTCAAAAATTTGTACAAGGCAGAAGAATAACAGACAAAGACACTCTTGATTTAGTTGTTATGACTTATGCCGGTTTAATCAACAAAAACATTATAGCTAAATTACAATCCAAAAATTGTAATTCTGTTGGTTTTTGCGGAGCGGATGGGAACTCATTGATTTCTTCTTTTCGTAAAACAAAAAATAATACTCAAGTAGACTATGGATATGTGGGGGATATCACTAGAATTAACACTTCTTTTTTGAAATTACTTTTAAAAAAAAATATTGTCCCTGTATTATGTTCTATTACTCATAATAAAAAAGGGTTTCTTTTAAATACGAACGCAGATACTATCGCTGCATATATAGCTGTATCTTTGACAAAGGAAGGAAATGAAATAGAACTACATTTTTGTTTTGAAAAAAAAGGAGTATTAAAAGATTTACATAATGAAGAATCTTATTATAAAAAAATAAATTTACGTTTATATCAGATGATAAGAAAAAATAAATCTATAAAAAACGGAATGATTCCAAAATTAGAAAATGCTTTTTTTGCATTAAAAAATGGTGTTTCTAAAGTAAGTATAGGAAATCCTGGTTATTTAACTGACGTAAATAATAAAACGATTTTATGTCTGTATTAA
- a CDS encoding Rossmann-fold NAD(P)-binding domain-containing protein, whose amino-acid sequence MNNFFSVEDVINVYDLVKEAIILKKNPYSFKEFGLNKTIGLVFFNPSLRTRISCQKAAFNLGCHTWTLDINKDSWKIEMSDGSVMMKTQEHIKEAINVMSIYCDILAVRSFPNLLNREEDYKEVIFNKILLYSKVPVVNMESATLHPLQSLADLMTIAEIKPFYDKKKSKVVLSWAPHIKPLPQSVANSFSQWISKIKEIDFTITCPDKYNLFENFSKNIYTTYNQNKAFLKADFIYAKNWSSYIDYGKVLCNNSDWMITKDKMKLTNQAKFMHCLPVRRNMVVEDAVLDSPDSIVLKQAENRIYASQIIFLKILQSLS is encoded by the coding sequence ATGAATAATTTTTTTAGCGTTGAAGATGTCATCAATGTATATGATCTTGTTAAAGAAGCAATAATTTTAAAGAAAAATCCTTATTCTTTTAAAGAATTTGGATTAAATAAAACAATTGGACTTGTTTTTTTTAATCCCAGCTTGCGGACCAGAATAAGTTGTCAAAAAGCAGCTTTTAACTTAGGGTGCCATACTTGGACTTTAGATATTAATAAGGATTCATGGAAAATAGAAATGAGTGATGGAAGTGTGATGATGAAAACTCAAGAACACATCAAAGAAGCTATTAATGTTATGAGTATATATTGTGATATTCTTGCTGTAAGAAGTTTTCCTAATCTTTTAAATAGAGAAGAAGATTACAAAGAAGTAATTTTTAATAAAATTTTACTTTATTCTAAAGTACCAGTAGTCAACATGGAAAGTGCAACATTACATCCTTTACAGTCTCTAGCTGATCTCATGACTATAGCAGAAATAAAACCATTTTATGATAAAAAGAAAAGTAAAGTAGTGTTAAGTTGGGCTCCTCACATAAAACCATTACCACAATCCGTTGCAAATTCATTTTCTCAATGGATATCTAAAATAAAAGAAATAGATTTCACTATAACTTGTCCTGATAAATATAATTTATTCGAAAATTTTTCTAAAAATATTTATACCACATATAATCAAAATAAAGCTTTTTTAAAGGCTGATTTTATTTATGCCAAGAATTGGAGTAGTTATATAGATTATGGAAAAGTACTTTGTAATAACTCTGATTGGATGATTACTAAGGATAAAATGAAGTTAACTAATCAAGCAAAATTTATGCACTGTCTTCCTGTAAGGAGAAATATGGTAGTGGAAGATGCAGTATTGGATAGTCCAGATTCCATTGTTTTGAAACAAGCAGAAAATAGGATTTATGCTTCTCAAATAATTTTTTTGAAAATTTTACAATCTTTATCATGA
- the carB gene encoding carbamoyl-phosphate synthase (glutamine-hydrolyzing) large subunit → MKINKKKKVLILGSGALKIGEAGEFDYSGTQAIKALKEEGFYTILINPNIATVQTSKEISDKIYFLPLTSFFIKKVIDKEKPKGILLSFGGQTALNCGIQLFKEGILERKKIKVLGTSIESIIQSEDRELFRRNLNRMNIKTTKSFVVNSVDHAISYALQIGFPIIIRSAYTLGGLGSGFAKNIHDLKKIVNKAFSYSSQVVIEEYLEGWKEIEYEIVRDQYDNCIAICNMENFDPIGIHTGESIVVAPSQTLTNSEYYKLRELSFHIARDLKIVGECNVQFALDPKSEDYRVIEVNARLSRSSALASKATGYPLAFVSAKLSIGYGLNELKNSVTKTTYAFFEPALDYIVCKIPRWDLKKFYGVSNRIGSSMKSVGEVMAIGGSFEEALQKGIRMLDIGMLGFINNTKNKKKIESIHLLKHLLEKPTDQRIMYLEEALEKGISIKEIHLLTKIDLWFLYQLDNIFQTKKDLLFYDDWLNIPDELFIKAKKEGFSDRQIASLFFDEKKNESIYAIEKKIRKYRKQKNILPFVRQIDTLAAEYPAHTNYLYLTYHAVQHDIIYEKDGKSVVTLGSGVYRIGSSVEFDWCCVNALNTIKKESYRSIMINYNPETVSTDFDVCDRLYFEELTLERVLDILDLEEPKGTIVSMGGQIPNNLVVKLHENKVPILGTSPSSIDKVENRYKFSKAMDDLDIGQPKWKELSDYNSIYRFVEEVDYPILVRPSYVLSGADMSVISNHEELEIYLKNKVSISPEHPLVITEFIKNAKEIELDAISKDGNILYYAISEHVEFAGVHSGDATLVYPPQNIYLSTLKEILRISKIISKHFNITGPFNIQFLSKENVVKVIECNLRASRSFPFVSKVSHFNMIELATQVLLGRKKNKKEPDFFTTNFLGVKASQFSFSRLQNADPILSVDMTSTGEVGCLGHTFNEAILKAMISVGYTIPKKNILISGGPISSKLDILNVCKLLHEKKYILFSTEGTNNFLSNNGIPSIRVNWPDIKKDQNVIDLIKQRKFDLIINIPKNLSKSELDNDYEIRRSAVDFNIPLLTNTRLAKAFIQAFCNLSMDELPITSLDEYI, encoded by the coding sequence ATGAAAATAAATAAAAAAAAAAAAGTTCTTATCCTAGGATCAGGAGCTTTGAAAATAGGAGAGGCTGGTGAATTTGATTATTCTGGGACACAAGCTATAAAAGCTCTTAAAGAAGAAGGTTTTTATACAATATTAATTAATCCAAATATAGCTACAGTTCAAACATCTAAAGAAATTTCTGACAAAATTTATTTTCTTCCTCTCACTTCTTTTTTTATAAAAAAAGTAATTGATAAAGAAAAACCAAAAGGTATTTTACTTTCTTTTGGAGGTCAAACAGCATTAAATTGTGGTATTCAACTTTTTAAAGAAGGAATTTTAGAAAGAAAAAAAATTAAAGTTTTAGGGACTTCTATTGAATCAATCATTCAAAGTGAAGATAGAGAATTATTTAGAAGGAACTTGAATCGTATGAATATAAAAACAACAAAAAGTTTTGTTGTGAATTCTGTTGATCATGCTATATCCTATGCTTTACAAATAGGTTTTCCTATTATAATTCGATCGGCTTATACACTTGGAGGTTTAGGGAGTGGTTTTGCAAAAAATATTCATGATTTAAAAAAAATAGTAAACAAAGCTTTTTCTTATTCTTCCCAAGTTGTTATAGAAGAATATTTAGAAGGATGGAAAGAGATAGAATATGAAATAGTAAGAGATCAATATGATAATTGTATTGCAATCTGCAATATGGAAAATTTTGATCCTATAGGAATTCATACAGGAGAAAGTATTGTAGTAGCACCTTCGCAAACATTAACCAATTCTGAATACTATAAACTGAGAGAATTATCTTTTCACATAGCTAGAGATCTTAAAATAGTAGGAGAATGCAATGTTCAATTTGCATTGGATCCTAAATCGGAAGATTATCGAGTGATTGAAGTTAATGCTCGTCTTTCTCGTTCTAGTGCCTTAGCTTCTAAGGCTACAGGTTATCCGCTAGCATTTGTTTCTGCTAAATTATCTATAGGTTATGGTCTAAATGAATTAAAAAATTCTGTAACTAAAACTACTTATGCTTTTTTTGAACCTGCATTAGATTATATCGTATGTAAAATTCCTAGATGGGATTTAAAAAAATTCTATGGAGTTTCCAATAGAATTGGAAGTAGTATGAAGAGTGTAGGAGAAGTTATGGCTATTGGTGGATCGTTTGAAGAGGCTTTACAGAAAGGTATTCGTATGTTAGATATAGGAATGTTAGGTTTTATAAATAATACAAAAAATAAAAAAAAAATAGAATCTATTCATTTACTTAAACATCTATTGGAAAAACCAACGGATCAAAGAATTATGTATCTAGAAGAAGCTTTGGAAAAAGGTATTTCTATAAAAGAAATTCATCTTTTAACGAAAATAGATTTATGGTTTCTATATCAGTTAGATAACATTTTTCAAACGAAAAAAGATCTTTTATTTTATGATGATTGGCTTAATATTCCGGATGAATTATTTATCAAAGCTAAAAAAGAAGGTTTTTCCGATAGACAAATAGCTAGTCTTTTTTTTGATGAAAAAAAAAATGAAAGTATTTATGCTATAGAGAAAAAAATAAGAAAATATAGAAAACAAAAAAATATCCTTCCTTTTGTTAGACAAATTGATACTTTAGCAGCTGAATATCCAGCGCATACAAATTATTTGTATTTGACTTACCATGCTGTTCAGCATGATATTATTTATGAGAAGGATGGTAAATCTGTAGTGACTTTAGGTTCTGGTGTTTATAGAATTGGGAGTAGTGTTGAATTTGATTGGTGTTGTGTAAATGCATTAAATACGATTAAAAAAGAATCTTATAGATCCATAATGATTAATTACAATCCGGAGACGGTTAGTACAGATTTTGATGTATGTGATAGATTATATTTTGAAGAATTAACTTTAGAACGAGTTTTAGATATTCTAGATTTAGAAGAGCCTAAAGGAACTATAGTATCCATGGGTGGACAAATTCCAAATAATTTAGTTGTAAAACTTCACGAAAATAAAGTTCCTATATTAGGAACATCTCCTTCTTCTATAGATAAAGTGGAAAATAGATATAAATTTTCTAAAGCAATGGATGATTTGGATATAGGACAACCAAAATGGAAAGAATTATCAGATTATAATAGCATTTATAGGTTTGTAGAGGAAGTAGACTATCCTATATTAGTTAGACCTTCCTATGTTCTTTCAGGAGCGGATATGAGTGTAATTTCTAATCATGAAGAATTAGAGATTTATCTGAAAAATAAAGTATCTATATCTCCAGAACATCCATTGGTTATAACAGAATTTATAAAAAACGCGAAGGAAATAGAATTAGATGCAATTTCTAAAGATGGAAACATTTTATATTATGCTATATCAGAACATGTCGAATTTGCAGGTGTACATTCAGGAGACGCAACTTTAGTTTATCCACCTCAAAATATATATTTATCTACATTGAAAGAAATACTTCGTATATCTAAAATTATTTCAAAACATTTTAATATAACTGGACCTTTTAATATTCAATTTTTATCTAAAGAAAATGTAGTTAAAGTAATTGAATGTAATTTAAGAGCATCCAGAAGTTTTCCTTTTGTATCAAAAGTATCTCATTTCAATATGATTGAATTAGCTACTCAAGTTCTTCTTGGAAGAAAAAAAAATAAGAAAGAACCTGATTTTTTTACTACAAATTTCTTAGGAGTTAAAGCTTCTCAATTCTCTTTTTCCCGTTTGCAAAATGCTGATCCTATTTTAAGTGTAGATATGACTTCCACTGGAGAGGTTGGATGTTTAGGTCATACTTTTAATGAAGCTATTTTAAAAGCTATGATATCTGTAGGTTATACAATTCCGAAAAAAAATATTCTTATATCTGGAGGGCCTATCTCTTCTAAATTAGATATCTTAAATGTTTGTAAACTTTTACATGAAAAAAAATATATATTATTTTCTACAGAAGGAACAAATAATTTTTTATCTAATAATGGTATTCCATCTATAAGAGTAAATTGGCCAGATATAAAAAAAGATCAAAATGTTATAGACTTGATAAAACAAAGAAAATTTGATCTCATCATTAATATTCCAAAAAATTTAAGCAAATCAGAATTAGATAATGATTATGAGATAAGACGTTCCGCCGTAGATTTTAATATACCTTTATTAACTAATACACGTTTAGCAAAAGCTTTTATACAAGCTTTTTGTAATTTATCTATGGATGAACTTCCTATAACATCTTTGGATGAATATATATAA
- the carA gene encoding glutamine-hydrolyzing carbamoyl-phosphate synthase small subunit: protein MKKTRKATILFEDGTKCQGYNFGAPISSSGEVVFNTAMVGYTESLTDPSYNGQILTYTYPIIGNYGIPHPYKENDIHKFYESDRIQVSGIIISYYCNRPSHWNMHISLSDWLKNYGVPGVYGVDTRFIAKKLRVNGGSLLGKILIEKKDISFYNPNKENLSKKVSVKKKMLHGKGKYKIVLVDLGLKNNILRSFLRRNCSVTIVPWDYDFTKEEYDGLVISNGPGNPKIYEKTILHLRLYMKKEKPIFGICLGNQLLGLSAGGDTYKLKYAHRGHNQPVILLKTGKNFITSQNHGYVLDPKNLFFKKWKIFFKNLNDETCEGIIHDDKPFFSVQFHPEASGGPTDTEFLFDIFIDLMIRKYY from the coding sequence ATGAAAAAAACAAGAAAGGCTACGATACTTTTTGAAGATGGAACGAAGTGTCAAGGTTATAACTTTGGAGCACCAATTTCTTCTTCGGGAGAAGTAGTATTTAATACGGCTATGGTTGGTTATACAGAAAGCTTAACGGATCCATCTTACAATGGTCAAATTTTGACTTATACTTATCCTATCATAGGGAATTATGGAATACCTCATCCTTATAAGGAAAATGATATACATAAGTTTTATGAGTCAGATAGAATTCAAGTATCAGGAATTATTATTTCTTATTATTGTAACCGTCCTTCTCATTGGAATATGCATATTTCCTTATCCGATTGGTTAAAAAATTATGGCGTACCAGGAGTATATGGGGTAGATACTAGGTTTATTGCAAAAAAACTTAGAGTAAATGGAGGTTCTCTGTTAGGTAAGATATTAATAGAAAAAAAGGATATTTCCTTTTATAATCCCAATAAAGAGAATCTCTCTAAAAAAGTTTCTGTCAAGAAAAAAATGTTACATGGAAAAGGAAAATATAAAATTGTACTTGTAGATTTAGGTTTAAAAAATAATATTTTACGTTCTTTTTTACGAAGAAATTGCAGTGTAACAATAGTTCCATGGGATTATGATTTTACAAAGGAAGAATATGATGGTTTAGTTATTTCTAATGGTCCTGGAAATCCAAAAATTTATGAAAAAACTATACTTCATCTTCGTCTTTACATGAAAAAAGAAAAACCTATATTTGGAATTTGTTTAGGAAATCAACTTCTAGGACTTTCTGCAGGAGGAGATACTTATAAATTGAAATATGCACATCGAGGACATAATCAACCAGTTATTTTACTAAAAACGGGAAAAAATTTTATAACATCACAAAATCATGGTTATGTTTTAGATCCTAAAAATCTTTTTTTTAAAAAATGGAAAATTTTTTTTAAAAATTTAAATGATGAAACTTGTGAAGGAATCATTCATGATGATAAACCTTTTTTTTCAGTGCAATTTCATCCAGAAGCATCAGGTGGCCCTACAGACACTGAATTTTTATTTGATATTTTTATAGACTTAATGATTAGAAAATATTATTAA